Part of the Benincasa hispida cultivar B227 chromosome 11, ASM972705v1, whole genome shotgun sequence genome, ACAGATTGTACTCACTAGACTAAAATCAAtataattataaagtttatttcaacgaattaaatttcttaaaaaatcttATTAAACAGCCACGTCTAACGGAAACTTTATGAAGTGTTTTCTTTTGTCATTGGCTAAGCAGTGGTAATTCTAAGGATTCCTGAGGGGAAAAATAGAGATGTCTCCTACGTTACTCATAATATGTGGAAGTATCGACGTAATTTCATAGAGTTTGCCTTGGACCGTTTCGTGGCGTGCCTATTCTCCTTGTCCACAGGGTACCTTAGTTTCCACAACGGCATCTAGAGCATTCCAACAAACTGACTTCTTGATCTCTGAAAGGAGGGTGCATTCTACCATTGTTTTTGTTCGACCTgtaatcatatatgaactagCCAACGGTATAAATTTAGTAACACTTTTCCCACAGGATCTATTGCTCCAGAAATAATATTGTTTCCATAAAGTAGAGATCCAGAAACAGGTTCACGAATACCATCAATATCTACTGGAGGAGTAGCAATGAAGACAATAATAAATACAGAAGTTGCGGTTAATAAGGTAGGATCATCAAAACACCAAACCATCCAATGTAAAGATGGTTTTCAGTGCCGTGTCCCCTTGGTCAACAACCCCAACAATTGTATCAATGACAAATCAAAATGGTTCAAAATTCTAGAGGAGAAATCAACATCTAAAGGCGTTCTCTGGTGGGCCTTACCAACAATAGGATGgtgatattaatattaaatttaccataaGCTTTATAACTCtgtaaaaaaacatttaatcttcatatatttaatattgattcaCTTGTTGGACCTCCAACAAAATTTCAAGCATAAGTGAGAGAGTATAGAgtgttgatatatatatatataatattaaatctaCCATAACGGGTTAAGTTTTTGAATTgattattgaatatttaatattaataagtaaccaattgattttttgtttttaaaaattaactctATTTCCTCTTATAatggttttcatatttcttgagtaaaagagtttaattattagttaaatttcaaaaacaataacaaatttttaaaaactatttttttaagttttcaaaacaaAGAAAGTAGATATGGAATGGGTGTTTATAGGacttaattttcataaactaaaaatcaaaaccaaatgaaTATCAAATAAAACTTAAGCTTTTAGGTTGACTTCAATACACTCCCTCTGCGAGTGAATcaagggtttttttttctctctataattgataattttttgGGCACATTTAAGGCATGGATCAACGAACAAATTAGTTTGTTCTTCATTAACATCATTAAAGATAAATGGAATAAAAGCATAACAAAACAGCTTCATATAAAATTACAACCCAACACACACAAAAAAGACTTTTATATAATCATAGCACACGCTGTTTTTATtgaatgttataatatatagtaacATATAACTGTTTGATGCCCATTATTCTTGCTTCCCACCACCTCTAACACCTCTAGTGGTTTGATAAAACTTCTTCCAAAACACAAAGGCAATGGAAAGAGGAATAGTAGAGAGAAACAAAAACTTGGGAATAGAACCCTCATAGACCAAAGAATCCTTAAGCTCCTCAACAACAACGCCCAAACTCCAAGGCTGTCGATGGAGCCACACAAACTGTAAAGGGCAGGTGATGCCAGCAAAGGGAGTGCAATCAATGAGAGTGACACCATTTTTGTCGAAGCACAAAATGATTTCGAATAGTTGCCGACTTCCTGTTTGGGCATTAGTGTTGCATCGTAGACCTGGAATCTTTCCCGTTGCAGCTTGAATGGCGTTTTCGATGGCTTGGTATTGCCTTACCATAGTCGCGGTCGGGCCAAGACCAGCAGCATTCAAGATCGCCAAGAGATCGTAGTTATGGTTCATGCGAATGTTTAAAGTTGTTTGGAAATATTGACGTTGGTTGAAAGGGGGATCTGAGCATGTTCCATGAGCATCCCATTCATGCTGCCAAAACCTTTGGTTGTTTCCTCGTATCACGTCTGGCCAATATGTGTTTAGTTGAGGTCTTATTGCGGcaatctaaaacaaaataacgagttatttaATGTtgccttaatgtaaatcattgAGAGCAAAACAATCTACATATATTCATTgtattcggtttaattttgttgGAATTTATAATATCTGACTCTATCACATGATTGAATTAGGAATGGACATGTCTTTTTTGTTAATATCAGTTAATagattagtttattttttttgttagagaCTTTGTTATTTTCTATTTGGGTAGTTAAGACTTTCTGCTAGCACTTTGACTATAAATAAGTCTTGTAAATTCCACTTAATTAATAAGAAATCATCACTTTCACGATTCGTGGAAGCTTATTAAATGGTATCAGATATGTGTTAAGATCTTTCGATCTTCTGCTGACATCCTCTTCgatcttcttctcttttgctatttaaataggaacctaactatttaacggtgttatatctaatggttactattttgcggtccagtcttatacaaactcattgcatagatacccctactcacatgtcaaTTACATGAATACGTTGGATCAttgtatttatatcaaatacaaaatgggtcgtattcatagtattaccaggatgaggtacccagtcttatccctatactatagacccttcagTCTGTATCTTAAATATTAATCcatatatgtctccacatacagttcaagactcataagacatccttggatgttagttcattggatttagggtcattaagacaaaatatacaaacaacaataacatttattgaattaacatatataactttttattgatgacggtcaattaataacgtTCACTacctacgagttttagggcataaaatccaacaaattgCATTGTCATCCTTGATTTTGACTTTTTCCTCATTCCGGACAAATCGTCGGGCAAAATACTTTTCAAAGGTCGCAACATTAATGGACTCTACCCAATTACACCTTCCAACTTTATTTCACAGTCCTTAAAAGAAGATTCACATCCAGTTGCTCAGGTTGGCACAAGAACTTCTACTTCAATTTGGCATGATTGGTTAGGACTTCCCAATGACCCGATTCTCACTtcaattcttcaaattttgaatctgCCTTTTACTAATTCAAAATGTATATGCTATCCTTATCTACAAGGAAATCTACATAAACTATCTTTTCCACATTttgtatcttcttcttcttatcccTTAGAAATAATTCATGCTGATGTATGGGGTCCTTCCCCTAAAATCTCTACAAATGGATGCAATTACTATGTGTCTTTTATTGAAGATTTGTCTAAATATActtgtatatatttaatcacTCGTAAATTTGAAGTACCCACtgtttttaaagtttttaaatCCTTAGATGAAAACCAATTTCCTTATTCCATTAAAATCCTAAGAAGTGATGGGGATGGTGAACTCATTAACCAAAACTTGGcttcttcttcaaaataatGGTATCCTACATCCAACCTCATGTCCTTATATTCTACAACAAAATGGAGTCGTAGAGAAAAAAACAGACATATAGTTGAGACAACCTCCTTCCCATTAAATTTTGGCTCTTTGCTTTCTCAACTACTGTCTATCTTATCGATTGTCTCACTTCTCCTTATCTTAAACATAAATCTCTTTTTAAGTTACTTTTTCATAAAAGTCTTGATtatctttctttcaaaatttttttgttGTGCCTATTATCCTTTACTTACATCTTATAACTCACACAAACTAGAACCTAAAACCACTGTATGCATTTTTCTTGGTTATATCATAATTTCTAAAGGTTACTTGTGCTACAACATGAGCAACAATCTTTTATACACTTCTAGACGTGTCATATTTGATGAAACCATATTTCATTTCTCTTCCTTTACTTCCACTATTGACCAAACACCTACTACCAACCCTCCATATCCATAAACACTCTCGTTCTCTGTCTTTTCTAAGCCTTTCCATCCTAATGATCCACAAGTTCCACAACTGCATGATAACTCTTTGATTGACCAATAATAACATTATTGTTGATCCTTTTGTTGAAGCTACTTGTATTCAAAACAATGTTGCTGATGAACATAATAGTAGTATTGAAATGAACAGAGAAACTGATTATGATGGAAGTCAATCTCTTCCAATGATACCACCTATACAAAACCTAGTACAAACCTCTCACCCTATGCAAATAAGATGGAAACCCGACATTTCTAAACGCAAAGTTTTTGTAGCAAATGTAGTTGAGTCATTTGGCATTGAACCCACACCTTTCACCAAAGCCTCAAAGGTAGATGTTTGGAGAAAGGCTACGAGTGAAGAATACAATGCCTTGATCAGTCAAGGTACATGGACTTTGACACCTCTACCTGATGGGAAGAGTGCTATTGGGTACAAGTGGGTatacaaaatcaaaagaaattcaGATGGAAGTGCTGCTCGTTATAAAACAAGACTAGTTGCTAAGGACTATCATAAAAAATAAggtattgattttgaaaaaaaccTTTAGTCTCATTGTTGAAAACCCCACAGTAAGAATTATTTTGTCATTAGTTGCTCAATTTAATTGGGAGCTTCGCCAACTAGATGTTAAGAACGTATTTCTTCATGGAGAATTACAAGAAGTATACATGCAGCAACTATAGGGGTTTATTGATCCATCTCAACCTTCTTATGTGTGTAGACTTGTTAAGTCTCTTTATGAACTTAAACAAGCACCAAGAGTATTGTTTGAACGTTTCACATCCCATCTTCTTACTCTTGGTTTCGTAGCTTCTCAAGCCGATTCTTCACTATTTTTCAGAATTGTTAATGGTTATGTTACCTATCTGCTTCTCAACGTAGATGACATCATTGTCACTGGTAATCAACCTTCTTTCATTGTCGATTTGATTCGATAGCTAAAGCAACGTTTTGAAATGGTAGATCTTGGTAGTTTGAAGTATTTTCTTGGGTTGGAAGTACATCATTCTAATTAGACCATTTATGTTGCACAGACTAAGTATGCAAAAAACTTGCTAGCAAAGTATGGAATGACTGGTGCTAAATCATGTGCTACCCCCATATTCTTATGGCCTTTTCCTACTAACCCTCCTCCATGTTCTCTTGAAGACACACAAACATATAGAACTATCATTGGGGCATTACATTAGTTCACTTTTACTCGTTCTGATATCTCTTTTGCTATTAGCAAGCTATCACAATTCCTACAAGCTCCTTCTCTAGCTAATTTAATTGGTGCTAAACGTGTTCTCAGATACTTAAAAGGTACATTGAACAATGGATTACCCTTTCAATCAACCATCTCTAATCCCTTTGACATTaaagcctttttttttatttagattcgGCAGGTGATCAAGCTGGTAGAAGGTCCACTACAGGCTTTGTTATCTTTCTGGGACAAAATCCCATTTCATGAGTACTTAAGAAACAAATCATAGTATCTAGAAGCTCAATGGAAACTAAGTATAGAGCACTTGCCATCACTGCAACTAAAGTCTTTTGGATTCAATAGATTTTAAAAGAACTTCACATTTTTGGATCTGCACCTCCTTTATTATTATGTGATAATGTTTTAACAACTCAACTAGCACGAGATCCAGTTTTTCACGGGCATACCAAATATGTCGTAAttgatttctattttatttgaGAAAAGGTGGTTAAAAAAGACTTAAATTTACAATATGTTTTCACAGATTACTAGCTTGCTGATCTGTTCACAAAATCTCAGACTACTGCTCGATTATGCTTTCTGAAAGACAAACTTATACCTCATCTGGCATTAGTTTGAGGGGGATGTTAATATCAATTAATAGATTAGTTCATATTTTGTTAGAGACTTTGATATTTTTTGTTTAGGTAGTTTAACAATTTCTGTTAGCATTTTGACTATAAACAGTCttgtaattttcatttaattaatgagAAATAATCTCTTTCACTATTGCTGGAAgtttattactttttaaaattttaactaatttgaagAAGGGTGGTAGCTATTCAGATGATCATGAACTAGTCTATAAATAtgtctcttcttcaaattaattttcacctTTTTCATTAACACTTTTCTCCTATAAAACTTTTATctctttttataaatttattgaagTTTGGTTTATTTCACAAAGTAGAATTTGTTGGATTTTGTGGGTAAGATGTTGCTTTCATAAGAAAAGTAATATGTTCTATCTTTGGAGAAAATTATTCATAAAACTTAGGCACTATAATGAGAGAAATTATAGACAATATGATTTCGTTCTATGTTTTATGACATTATGTGACATTATTCGTATAACAAATTTAGCTTAGGAAaatataattagtttaattattataaatttagtgcATGAACTAATAAgtttttttactttaaatttGGAAAACTGTCCGAAATAATACtttaaagttttcatttttcaaaactagCATATTTTTGGAAAATTCGTTGAACTAGTTTTATTGGTTCATCTCAGGCGAAATCGACCATCGAGatttaattagaaatttaatttttctaatttatcaaTTGTTTTGGGACTTTTCGATACATaatactaatttaaaataaaataatgaatataccatgaatatatatttaaagatttattagacGCTCAAAATTCATATTAGATAttagagaagaaaaaaggaaaatttggaaTTAGCATTTCTTTGAGTCACAGATTCAATAACAGAAATAATTAAGAATTGAACTTAcagtttaattataaaaaagaatttgtgaaatgaaaagaaagcaaaACAAAATACTGAAGAAGAGAGTTAAGGAACCTGAGTTGGATCAAACGGAAGTCCCGTACAAACAAGATGGGCAGTCGAGTAATTGCTTGGCCACAAACCATGAATTGTGAACATAGATGGAGGTTGAGCACGACATCTAACTCCGACGCCGCTACATGTGGCCGGAGGCCATTGTTGAACCATTTGAAAGTAATCATATTGAGCCTTCACAGAGAACACCAACAGAGCCAAGCTGAATATGGAGATCACTAACAGAGCTTTAGCCATGATGGCTTTAATTTGCTCAATGTTTGGAAGCCAAACGAAAATGATTGTTAGGCTTATATAATGAATTTTCTCTGGCAATTTTTGTTGACTTTTCCATCTCATGTTCAAATTGATGTTCACATCAAATTTTTCCATGGCTCATGGACTTCTTTCTATCAGATATTAATGAGAAGTTCTCAATTTATCTACGTCGTtatcaaatttattaaaatgcACATGTATGAACATCTAAactttattttagaaatttaataacTTGATCGAGAGATGAAGAAAATTAGAAACCACACACAGGTGGCAAATCTCATTCCCCCAAGAAATCTAACAAAAATTTAGGTcttatttgataaatatttatttttaatttttaatattttaaaattaaactggTAACACTATTTTCacttattatttgttatattatttaCTTGTTAGGCGGGTTATTGAAATCTAAGCTAAGGTttgcaaattaaaaaaaaaaaaatagttttcaaaaatttattgttgaatgaaaaattttgataaatcaTAAATCATcacatcatttttaaaattaacgaCGAAGTTACAAATTATTGATGAGACTTACTTATAAATTGACACATGTCTCATATTAAAATTGAAGGCAGAGAAATGGTAAACTTGATTAGTGATTGAcaagtaattatatttttataattataaaaaaataatttataattttttatattttacctctcttattttcataaaaaaaaaatatatatatacatcaaaCATATTAGGTTCACAACAGTCAACTAAAACATCATTTTAGCTAGTCATTAAATTATATAACCAAATAAAAAGTAACATTAAATAATCTTCCactaatgataatgataataatactAGCTTAAGCATTGTTTGGCCACACATTTATAATCAACTAAATATtctcatttaaataaataaattacataTATACCTCTTTGGTATTGAATAAATCTgacttattataaatattatgataatagatatTCATTAGATGCTCATGTTCAGTGTCCATTGATCATGTATCATGCCTCATTTCCCAGAGTGTTGTCCATGTGTTTCAACATTATACATTATTAATGTCCATGTAATACACTTCTccttgccaaattgcctataaatagtagcATTTGATGGGTTTTGGAGGACACAAGTTCATTGGGCAAATTccatgaaaattggaaaaagttgagaatttagaactttcttattttatattttgataatttattttattttttatttatatattatgtttaacttattttaatatttatttatttattattatattatattatatttattttaatattataatttattggtATTTTGTGTTTCTGTTGTGCtcttcaattattaaatatcttgaacccctaatgggtgatgtatttactgcatgatttgctgattgtcattttaatgagacaaatatTCCAAAATTAGAGGGAGAAATTAAgaagtaagaaaaataaattacatgaatgcattgttattgtcttatttagatcctcgtacagatcaatgtgaacttgaagttcagaagataattcatttgaaaaatatggcaaatcagttaccatatgcatttatagattacaaagaaagtaattaaatcacatacaccagctgcaaatgttctatcaaaaattgatatcccaatacagcaagttgtcactaatgaattTGGAACATGCTAGAAGCATAGTAGACCAGTGGCACTACAAGAGAAAAACACTCTCTCGACGCCTAAAACCGTCATGGAGAGATCGGTCGTTGGGAGATAAGGTCTCTCCCAATTATGTAAGAGAAGTGTCAGGAGTTAGAAATAACTCCCGATGCTATATACTAGTCGTTGGAAGATTGAAACTATCTCCCGACAGTAGGACACTGCCCGTTAGGAATTATGGGCTATTTATTCATCGGGAGTTCCTTAGGAACTTTCGATGGTTATTGTGCGTTGTCGGGAGATCTAGTATAAAATTTTagatcctcttcttcttcctaaatCGATCCCAAACCTTATAGTCGTTCGGTAAACCCTAGCAGATCGTTCGCCCTTTTGCCGTTCGTTTGCCGATCGTTTGTCGTGCACCTCACACCCATTGATCGTCCATTCGGCCACGACAAGCTCGTTCAAGCCTGTTGATCCACCTGTTCATAGCTTGTTGATCTGTCCGTTCATTGATCGTTTGCCATGCGCCTTATGCTCGTTGATCCGTTCGTTTGCCGATTGATCGTTGCGTGCCTCACGTCCGTTGATCGTTCGCCTCATGCACATTCAAAGCATGTGAACTACCATTGTTAAGCTCGTCGTCGACCAACTATGCCTCGACCAGCCCAACTCCATCGCCTGTGCAACTTGCTCTGCTGCCGCCAGTAAGTACTTCTTTCgctgttttgtttttgttttctccaTTTTGCCCTTTTTTGTCAATAAGTACAACACCAATATATGGATGTGAATTCTATGAGTGCTTCTAGATATGGATGTGAATTTTATGGATGCTTTTCGATTTTGCATGTAGTatacatgcataaattataaataatatgtcaAGATTGAATACTATTGGATCAATATGGCAACCCTAaagagggggtgaatagggtttaattaaactttttttctaaattaacccaattaaactaattaatacactttttataaataataagacaaatttaatttatgcaacaaataagatgataaaaaatgtgataatttaattctatcaaattttagcaaataaataagaacaaactaaaacatacaataaattgcttaacttaattgtaaaaataaaaaggaaagagttagagagaagacatcgtaatttttatagtggttcggtcaaactcgatcTACTCtactccccaagcgcctcttggaaatttgaataaaatctttccaacTCTTTCAACGGATTAGAGTCCAATCGTTGCACCACGGCTCCTTTtatgggttcaagagcaaacccgatcctttccacgatttaggatcaaaccgttacaaatgttggaatttttgaagaatacaaaacaactctcactagagtggatttacaaatttaagcactcaacaaatttatcctcacaatacaataatactctctcaagaataagatgaaaagaaaaaattgggaacttagaaagagaaacaatgaaacttttgagttttggaggattatgaaatgtaaaatttgttagtttaaaatttggaaaggatgatggtttatatagagatggaaaaattttaagaaaccacaattaatttggaccattggattttggaaaagaaaaatcaatggtggagatttaaaactaaactagtcgttagatacaaacaaaatataatattaaatttcttttcttttgaaattcattttctttttaaaattaatccaaaaaatatatatatataccatgtgtcaaaaactagccgttagacacaaacataaaataatattaaattcattttccttttaattcattttctttttaaattcattctttttaaagttaatccaaaaataaaaaacataccatgtataaaaaactagccgttagacacaaacataaaataatattaaatttattttccttttaaatgtctttttagtttcaattttttttttatattttaaatcaatccaaaaatcaaaagtccatatATGATAATCTTTTAATGATTCACCATTCAATCAATAtactgccacatgtctacatgcaaatggtctggttatgccacggtATTTTCTTTATAGATTTATTTCGGTGATATCGTCTTCATTTTAGctctgatttgagtgattcaagaggtattggaatcgttgttccaagctctacactagaaatattaaaacactaagattttcagtaattaaaagttgagtttgttatcatcaaaacattgatcaattaattaattaaaattaattaatttgagattaagagccaaaaagccaacaaataCTTAAGCACTAGGTAAAGTGACATGTTTTAGAAGATACTATCTATGCAAATTCATTGTTTTGAGGCAAAAATATTGCAGAACGATTAAAGTCACTCACCTATGTAGATTTCCCATGCAAGCCCATGCAAGGGAAGTAGGCCCACTAAAGAAATTGCCCAAATCTTTGACGGTAAGGTTGAAATCCTACAAGTTTAGGAAACAAGTAGCCTCACTCGAGTTAAACGGAAAATATGATATAGTATAATACTAACAAGCAGTGATCCTAAAAACTCCATTTTGAAAGAGAACTGAAAAATTATGCATGAAGGCAAACTCTTAGTGAGAAATAGTGTCCTTAAATACGACATATATTCCTTTCTTTAACAAATATTATGAATGTGATAGGCCTAAACCTCAATTTTATTTACCAACAATGGGCGAAAGTTTCGAGAGCTTCCCAATCTCTataatttcttcttcttaatctttttttcccctttaaaataaatttgaaaactttttaaTCCAGTACTAACACATAGTTTTCTTAGTTAAATAGCTTTGTAGTTTAATAACAAATAAGTTTGATCACTGAACTGAAATATTTGGATATTTACACATTTAGTTTGGTTAGATTTTCCTATTATGGTTATATATGATCATATTCTTATTCTAAGAGTTTAAAGTTGATCAACTTCTTGTTTCTTCTTACATGTCATGGAATATATGTTTAGTAAGAAACTTCGATGTGATGATATGAACTTTTGACATTTTAATTAATGCAGGTTAttattttggattacaagttggtcagaaaatgtttatttttaaggatgaataaagaatggatcaaactaaggaataagttatcaatAGAGTATAGAGGAGTATCCCAATTTTTAGATGTGGCAAAGTTTCATGTTAATAATTCCGGACGAATAAAATGTctatgcaagaattgtatgaattcaatttgggaaaaattagaTATTGTGGAGCGaaatctattaacatatggaatatctccctcatgCTATGAATGGGTATATCATAGAGAGCCAGTTAACTTATTTAGAGGTTTTGAAAGTCATACAACTCATTTAATACACAATGTTGAAGTAGGTAGTATAGAGGGTAATGTTGttaaagaaaatgagatgttgaatcttataaacaaTCTACAAGTTTcaattgaaaatgaagatgcaaatgaagaaggaattgaaatgaaatatcctttaatggtcaagaaagaaataCCACGAACTTATTCGAGAATTTAGTGACTAAAGCACGCAATGAACTATACCCTGATTGTTCACAATTTTCGTCCTTGAAGTTTTTAATGAAGTTGATGTCTATCAAAGTTCTCAAcggctggagtaacaaatcatttgacatgttgctggaattgttaaaagcagcgTTTCCAGCTGGCACCGTTATACCTACTTTCTTTTATGAAGCTAAGCGAAAATTGCTTGATTTAAGCCTAGGTTATGAGTCAATTCATGCCTGCAAATATGATTGTATATTGTATCAGAAAGAATTTGCAGATTTACAACAGTGCCCAATTTGTTGTGAGTCTCAGTACAAAGTAAAAGAGGGCAAGGGTAAAAACataccacataaggtattgcgTCATTTTCCATTAATACTGAGATCAAAATGATTGTTTGAATCAAAAGAAGACGCTTTGAACATGCGATAGCACaaagataagcgagttgaaaTGGAGGATGTGTTACAACATCCAGCTGATGTAGAGGGGtgaaaacattttgatcgtgaatttcCTAATTTCGTTTTAGATCTCTAAAATGTTCATTTGGGATGAGTTTCAGATAGATTCAATCCATTTGGAAATATGAGTACTTCTTATAGTATATGACCTGTGATGATAATCCCTTATAATTTGCCCCCTTAGAAATGAATTAAAGAAACAAACTTCTTtatgtctttgctcatacctggtCTAAAATCTCCTGGAAAGAAAATTGATGTTTATTTGTAGTCGTtcattgaagagttgaaagattTATAGACTATTGGCGTATAAACTTATGATTCTATTACAagtgagttttttcaactatatgcgaCCTTATTGTGGACTATTAATGACTTTCTTGCGTACGA contains:
- the LOC120092058 gene encoding ribonuclease MC-like, which encodes MAKALLVISIFSLALLVFSVKAQYDYFQMVQQWPPATCSGVGVRCRAQPPSMFTIHGLWPSNYSTAHLVCTGLPFDPTQIAAIRPQLNTYWPDVIRGNNQRFWQHEWDAHGTCSDPPFNQRQYFQTTLNIRMNHNYDLLAILNAAGLGPTATMVRQYQAIENAIQAATGKIPGLRCNTNAQTGSRQLFEIILCFDKNGVTLIDCTPFAGITCPLQFVWLHRQPWSLGVVVEELKDSLVYEGSIPKFLFLSTIPLSIAFVFWKKFYQTTRGVRGGGKQE